The Granulicella arctica genome segment GCGATGCCGCAGTCCGCTTCAGGCCCAGACCATGCGTTCTCCCTCGAATTGGGACAGGAGAGCACCTTCCTTACCACCGCGCAGCGTGCCAGCTTCGGGTTTCAATTTGGCCCACCGGACGGCACCCTTGGCGTACTAAGGTTTCGCGGCAAAGATACCTTCTTCGCCGCTGCGCGAAGCTCCTCGACCTGCGCGGGCACCCCACTTACTGAAGGCACCTACCGCCTCGGTGGCAGCCTGACCGCAGTCTCGGCGCCCTATGAATGCAAGGCACTCATACACCCCGGTGGCGATCCCAACGGATACACCTTCGATCGCGACTACGCCGGCGGCGGCCCGGTACTGCCCATCTTCGATCTCGCCGGCAAGCTCGCCGTGCTGCACATCTACCACGGCGAGTGGCACGGAGGCACCTGCGCCAAGATGGGCTTCTGCTTTTACGCTTCGCTCGGCATGGCTATCTCGAAGGACGGCGGCGCCACCTTTACCAAACTTGGCGAGATCCTGCAGCCCACGATCTCACGTCCCGACTCCATTGCCTCAGGGAAGAACCTGGACATAGGCGGAGGAACACCCATCCTTGCCGACCAGGACGGCCGCCACATCCCCGACCTTGCTGCCGTCGACCCCGCCAACGTCTACCTTTACATCTTCTATCCCGACAAAGACCTGACGGCAAGCACAGTCGGCCCCTGCTCCAGAACCGCCTGCGTCGCGATCGCCCGCGCGCGTCTTTCCGAAGTCGTCGCTGCCGCGCTCGAGGGCAACTCCGCCCGATTTCCCACGCTCTTTCGCAAGTACTATCACGGAGCGTTCACGGAGCCAGCGACCAGCGGCGACCCGGACGCCGCATATCCCTCAGGCCACTACACGCCAATCGTCTCTGATCCCGGAAATTTTCCAACCGTTGTCTACGACACCAGCATCCATCAGTACCTCATGGCCTACACCACTGGCAACGATGCAATTGTGATGCGCAGCGGCAAAAACCTGCTCTCATGGTCCGATCCCATCACTACCGGATCAATCAGCCAGCCTGGCGAGAGCTTCCTTTACACCACTCTGGTAGGCGAAGGAGCCGATCCCTTCACCAGCAACGGCAAGCCACGGCTCTTCTATGTCCGCTCTCCCAAGTGGCCCGACTGGCCTGATGCCGTGGTCGTGAGTCGCCAGGTCCACGTCGGGTATCGCTAAGCCCATATGTCCTTTAGGTCCTTCCTGAGTGCGTCGGCAGGACGGGAGTACGCTTCATCTATGTTTCTATCGCTGTCCCGCATTCCTGGCTGGGGCTCTTTCCTGCTCCTGCTTCTGTGCGTCGCTCAACTGCAGGCACATGCCCAGTCGCTGAGGTCACCTTGGGAGCAAGTTCCAATCAATGCCTCTGCGCCAGCGTTTCCATGCCCTCCAGCGATCGCACTGCCCCAATCTCTTGTGTTCAACGGCTACTACACCGACGAACACCACTCCATCGTGGATCCTCAAGCCAAGGCCGCATACAGGGCAGCGTCGAAGGCAAACGAGCTCTTCATCAAACAAGTCGCGCACGCCGCTGATGCGTATCAGACAAGTCGCTCCAAGGCCGCCGCGCAGTGCGCTGTCACCTTGCTTGACGAAGCTGCTCACCAGCATGCTTTTACAACTGCCCAGCTCGGCAAAACGGGAGCGAGGGACGGCTTTTACGTTCAGGCCTTCTACCTCGATGGCCTCTCCATGGCCTATTTGAAGGTTCTCAAGAGCCCCTTTGTCTCGAACCAACAGCGGACCGACATCCAGTCATGGCTAGTGCAAATGGCGGAATCCGTGCGGGATTTCTACAACAGCATGACCCGGCAGAATGCAGGAGACAGTCGAAACAATCTCATCTACTGGGCGGGCCTCGGAGTAGCTGCGACCGGGGTCGCTGCCGATCGCAGCGACCTCTTCGACTGGGGAATCGCCCAATATCGGCTTGGCGTTGGGCAGATTGGCACGGACGGCACTCTTCCGTTAGAGATGGATCGCGCTTCGATGGCGCTCCACTACCACCTCTTTGCTTCGGCTCCGCTCGTCCTTCTGGCTGAATTGGCCAAGCCAAACGGAATAGATCTCTACGAAGCGAACAACGGCGCCATCCATCGGCTGGTGAAGGTGACCGTTCGCGAGTTGGGGAATCCCAGCTTCTTCCAGCAGAGGACTGGAGTCGCTCAAGTGATGCCGGAGGAGTTGGACGGAGAGATTATTGGTTGGGCGATCCCCTACCAGAGACGGTTTCCCGACCCCGTACTCGCATCACTTCTCGCCAAAACCAAGTCGACATCCTACTGGATGATGGGCGGTAATCCTCCGAACTAAAACGAGAGCGCGAGGAGCGATGACAGACCTCAGCGACAGAATCCCGTTCTCTCCGAAAATCCTGTCAAGCCCCACCCATCACAAAACCCGCTCCAGTCCTGCAAATTCGCGTGGCATACTACCCCTGCTCAATTCGCTATAATGGAAATATCGAACATTCCACCATCCAGCTCAACTGGCCCTCGCAAAGACGAAGGCTGGCTAAGTCCAATGGAATCTTATATTTGGCATCTAACTCGTTTAGAATCTTATATTTGGCAAGATGGAAAATTGCTAAACCATTGTAAATAAATGATTTAGCCTCACACGTATAGGGGGGGGGGGGTAACCCCTACCCGCCTGGAGAGCAACAGACCGGACGGCCCGTCGCACACCTCGCGACAGGCACAGTCCATGGCTCTACCGCTCGGGCGGTATCTCTTGGTCGGTCAATTCTCTTTGGAATTCGAGCCAGGTAGGCAGTAGGTGCCTGGCCCTGATGTCAAACGGCGCCTCTAAGAGCGTCTATTTGTCTTCGTCCAACGCGACTGACTGAGCGGCAGGGGCTTCAGGAGCCTTCGCTGCGGCAATCTCATTTGCAATCGCTTCGGAGCCCTGCTTCTTGGGCAGGACCTCCAGACGAACATTGGCGACACCTGCACGACGGATGCCCAGCATATCTGCGGCACCGCGCGAGAGGTCGATAATGCGCTCCTTGAACAACACGCCGCGGTCATTGATGCGGACCACAACGGACTTGCCGCTATTCAGATCGACCACGCGAACGATCGTCCCAAACGGCAGGGTCCGATGGCAGGCGGTCATCTGGTTCATGTCAAAGGTCTCACCGCTGGCCGTCTTATGGCCGTTCAACACGGCGCCATACCAGGATGCGAGACCTACATTGGCCCGGCGAAACAGCGACAGCTTCTTCTTGGCCGGTGCGTCGACAACCGGAGCATTCACGACGGCAGGCTGAAAGCTGGCCGGAGTTGCAGTGGGAGTGTCGAAGGAGGGTTGAGCGTTTCCTTCAAAGGGCTGATGACCGAGACCCGGGATAGACATCATCAACAGGGCCACGACGGAACAGCTTGCGAGGCGAACTTCGTTTGTAAAGATCAAATAGTCTCCTGCGCCGAAATTGCTTTCCGACCCCTTAAGTTTACCCTTCCGGCAAGGGATAACCAAATTAATCGGCGCATCGATCTACCACAAAATCAAGGATTTACCAAGTCTCCCGAACAGATTTTTAGAGGTGCCTACTCGTGCACTTGCAGGATCATCACAACCCGATACTCTAGTACGCTGAGGCTTCTGCAACTCCGGATCCCGCCTTTTTCATGCAACTAAGTACATCCGCATTCTTTGTCTTCTTCCTCACCATCTGGTTGCTCTATTGGGCAACAGCGCGGTTTCGCGCCGCACGACTGCTCGTTCTGGTTGCGGCGAACGGCTTCTTCCTGGCAAAGTTCGGCCTGCTCTACCTCGCGCTGCCCGCAGCCGCTTCAGTCGACTTCTGCGTTGGAATCGGTCTCAGCCTCGCCCGCTCGAAGACCTCCAAACGACTACTCCTCGCCGTTTCGCTCGCCGTCAACCTCGCGCTGCTGCTCACGCCGAAGTTCCTCGCGCTGCGACCGGGCAGATCGCTCGGCTGGCTCCTGACGCTCAGCCTCTCCTTCTACTGCTTCCAGTCGCTCACCTACACCATCGACCTCTACCGAGGCGACAGCGACGCAAAGGCGACTCGCAACCTGCTCGCCTACCTCTCCTCCGCGCTCTTCTTCCCGGTCCTAGTCGCCGGGCCGATTATGCGGCTGCACACCTTCCTGAAGCAGCTCCTCAATCCGCCGACGCTCACCAACGCGCAGGCCGGACGAGCCTTGCTCCTGATCGGCATCGGCCTGGTCAAGAAGCTCCTGATCGCCGACTTCCTCGGCCAGAACCTCGTCGCCCGCGTCTTCGACACCCCAACGCTCTACAGCGGAGCCGAGGTTCTCACCGGCGTCTACGGCTACGCCCTCCAGCTCTTCTTCGACTTCTCCGGCTACACCGACATCGCCGTCGGCGTCGGACTCCTCCTCGGCCTCGACCTGCCCGAGAACTTCCGCCAACCCTATCTATCTATTAATGTGATGGAGTTCTGGCGCCGCTGGCACATTACCTTCTCCGAGTGGCTGCGCGACTACCTGATGGACTCGCTCCCGCAGCGTCGCCGCCAATGGCCGCTGCTCTCCTATAGCTACTCGGTCATCGTCACCATGATGCTCGGCGGTCTCTGGCACGGATTGAGCTGGACCTTCCTCATCTGGGGAGCGCTCCACGGTGTTGCGCTCGCGGTCGTCCGGCTCTGGAAACAGTACCGCAAGGGCGCGAAGCCGGTTCGCGGCGGCAAGATCGCCGCAACGCTCCTGACCTTCCACTTCGTCTGCTTCACCTGGATCTTCTTCAACTCCTCCTCGGTCGGCAACGCGATCGAGATCCTCCAACGCATCGGCTCGAACACCTGGTCCGTCGATAACCTCACCCTGCCGATCGTCTCGGTGATGCTGCTTGCGGCAATCGCCCATTGCCTTCCGCTCAAGTGGCTCGACAGCTCAGCCGAGCTGATGGGCCGTGCACCGTTCTGGCTCCAGGGAGCCGTGCTTGCCGGCCTCGTCCTGCTGATCCAAACCATCTCCGGACAAGGCTCCGCTCCCTTCGTCTATGGGAACTTCTAGCCATGCAATTCCCGCTCAAGACCGCCCTCGCTCTCTCTACCTGCGTCCTCGCGCTCGCGGCCGTGCATCACTGGAAGCCCGACAAGGGACTTTCGCCCTCTATCTATGCTGAGGCCTGGACGGTTCATCTGCACCGGAATCCGCCCGCAGGGGTTCAGCCGCTCCCCGCACAGGTCGCCCCAACCGCGCCAGCCGATCTGAAGGACCCTGCTGCTCCGCGGGTTCATTACGCGTCCTCAGCCTTCCTCGTCGACGACAGCGGCGCGCTCGACCCGCTCTTCGCCAGGCTAGCCCAGCTCAAAGATGGCGAACACGTCGCCATCCTGCACTACGGCGACTCGCCGACGACCGCCGACCTGATCACCGGCGATGTTCGCGCCCTGCTCCAGCAGCGCTTCGGCGATGCCGGTCACGGCTATCTTCTCGTCGCCAAGCCTTGGGCCTGGTACGGCCATCGAGGCGTCGACCTGACCGGACACGGCTGGACCATCTCCACCGCAGTCGGCAAGATGCGCGCCGATACCTACGGACTTGGCGGAGCCAGCTTCGTGGGCTCCAGCGGAGCATCCAGCCGCATCTCTCTCAAAGACGCCGACCAGTCCGCCATGGAGCTCTCCTTCATGGAGCAGCCCAACGGCGGAACCGTCCGGGTCTCCGCCGACGGCCAGAGCATCGCCACGGTCGACACGGCCGCCGAGACGCGACAGCCCGCATGGAAGAGGATTCCACTTCCCGCCGGAGCAAAGACTGTTGATATCGCTGCTGAATCCGGTCAGGTCGAACTCTTCGGCGAGACCTTCGAGCGCTCACAGCGCGGCATCCTCTATAACAGCCTCGGTCTCAACGGAGCCTCGACCACCGTCATGTCGCGCGGCTTCAATCCTGCGATCTGGAGCGCCGAACTCCAACACGACGCGCCCGCCCTCGTCATCATCAACTATGGCACCAACGAGAGCAGCTTCGGCTCCTTTGTCGATAAGCAGTATGAGGGCGAGCTTCGCACCGCGATCCAACGCATACGGAACGCGCTGCCAAACGTCTCTATCCTTGTGATGAGCCCCATGGACCGCGGCGAACGCGGCGGCATCGACGAGATCCACACCATGGCGACGATTCCGCGCATCGTCGCCATCCAAAAGCGCGTCGCCGCCGACACGCACTGCGCCTTCTTCGATACCTTTGATGCAATGGGTGGAGATGGAACCATGTCGCGCTGGTACACCAGCAGCCCGCATCTCGTCTCCGCCGATCTGATCCATCCGACACCGCAAGGAGCTTCCATCATCGCGCAGATCTTCGTGAAGAACCTGATGCAGGAGTACGACAGCTACACGGCGCATCAGCCCGGCATTACACAAGATACGACACAGCAAGCGAAGCCCGAGCAGAAACAGGTCTCCCAACCATGACCTTCCGCCCTGGCCATCTGTCGAAGCTCCTCTGTCTTCTGCTTGTCTCGCTCCCGATATTCGCCGTAACGACGAAGCACACGAAAGCACGTCCCCGCGCTGTAGTAGTCCCACAAAGCCACAAGCGAGGGACAGCTACTCTGACGGTCAAGGGCAAGAAGAAGGCTCGCATTCCCCGGACGCTTCGTACGGTGCCGGTCAGCCCGGTTGTGCGCCTGAGCGCCGTTGATCGGGTTCAGGCTGACCTGACGGAGACAGCCAGCTCTCCGTTTCTCTACCCTGGTGCGCTCCACGACTTCTTCAAGGCGCTTGAGGCGCAGCAAAGCGAGCGCACCGCAGGCGAGGCCTCTTCTGCAACAAGCACCGTCCGCATCCTCCAGTTCGGCGACTCGCATACTGCTGCTGACATCTTCACCGGCGAGCTGCGCGCGCGCATGCAGCAGCAGTTCGGCGATGGCGGCCTTGGCTTCCAGTTTCCCGGTCATCCCTTCGCCGGGTATCACCTCGCCGGTTCGCTCCGCTCACAGACAGCCGGATGGTTTACCGAGGGCAATCGCTTCACAGATCTTGGTGACGGCGATCTCGGCCTCGGCGGGATCAGTATCTCGACCTCGCAGCCCGGCCAAGCCATAACGCTAGAGACCACCTGCACCACGCTGCAACTTCACTTCCTGCAACAGCCTGGCGGAGGCCGCCTCCAGTTCTCCGATAATGGTAGCGTCGTCTCCACCGTCGAGACGGATTCGCGTGCCGACAGCAGCAATAGAGCTGGGACATTTTCCTACTCCTGCGCCTCGGGTCAGCATGACTTCGAGTTCACCACACTCGATCACGCTCCGGTCAAACTTCTCGGCATCATCACTGAGCAGCCGGGCGTTACCTACGAATGCCTCGGGATCAATGGAGCCATCGCACCGCTGATGCTGCGCTGGAATCAGGCGCTGTTCGACGACTATCTTCGTCAGCGTGACCCCAGCCTCATCGTGCTGGCTTATGGCACCAACGAGTCCGGTAGCTCTGCCGAGCATTTGGAGAGCTACCCCGCTGACTTCGGGCGCATTCTCGACAACCTGCACCGTATCGCTCCGGCAGCGTCCATCCTTGTACTCGGACCTGCTGACCGCTCCATGGCATCGCATCGCGCATGGCATCCGTTCGCCGGCACCGATCGAATTATCACGATGCAGAAAGAGGCTTGCCGCCTCCACGGCTGCACCTTCTGGGATACGCGTCGCCGCATGGGCGGCTTCGGCTCCATGCAGCAGTGGGTCGCTGCCGGATGGGCACAGCCTGACCGAACCCACCTGACCGGCACCGGCTACCGAGCGCTGGCCGACGCGCTGGATAACGATCTTGTTCATGCGTATAACCTGTATCAGCAACACCCACGCACCACAGTCGAGGAGAGTAGTAATGGAAAAGCGCCCAGGAATCCTTAAGGTTCTACATGCAGTCGCGGAGAAAGATCTCACCCCGAAGGACGACGAGTCTCTCTTTACATCGGGAATGCTCGACTCGTTCGCTCTGACCGATTTCGTCGTCGGTCTTGAGAAGGAATTTTCGGTGAAGATTCCCGATGCCGACATGACCGCACGCAAGTTCGACACGATTGAGAAGGTCGAGGCGTACCTCGCGGACAAGGGCGTCTAACATGGCATTCCTGCGCGGCTTTGGCGCCTACCTGCCAGAACGGGTCGTCACCAACGCCGAGCTTGCGCCGCAGCTCGGCACCGAGCCTGAGTGGATCCTCAACGTCTCCGGCATTGCAGAGCGCCGCTATGCAGCTGCCGAGGATACTGTCGCGAGCCTTGGCACACGGGCAGCCCTCGACTGCCTCGAACGTGCCGGACTCGCGGCCTCCGAACTCGGCATGATCCTTGTCTCCAGCGGCTCGAGCGAGCGCTTCTGCCCGGGCCCTGCAAGTCTGATCGCTGCGAGCCTTGGCCTTAGCATGACTCCTGCCATTGACCTTCCTATTGCCAGCGCAGGTTCGCTGGTTGCGCTCGCGATGGCCTCGCGGCTCGCCTCTTCGATGGGACACATTCTTGTCGTTGGCTCGGAGATCATGTCGCGACGCGTCGCGCATACTCCCGAAGGCAAGGACACAGCCATCCTCTTCGGCGACGGAGCAGGCGCGTGCATCGTCAGCCTTGACAAGGGTTTTGCCGCAATTGCTGATTCCTGTATCTACACCGACGGCAATATGGCCGATGTCCTCGCCATTCAGAACGACCTCATCCATATGGACGGTGCGGCGATTATCCGGCACGTCTCCCGCAAGCTGCCGCAGGCCATCGCTACAGTGCTGGAGCGCAACGGCATCGCTGCACAGGGCGTCGATACGTTTCTGCTGCATCAGGCTAATCTGAATCTGATCACACGTATTGCAAAGTCGCTCGAAGTACCGGCTGAGCGCTTCTTCGCCAATATCCAACGTTATGGCAACACTTCGTCCGCCTCCATGCTGATCGCCGCGGCTGAGTGGCAGCAGCAGACGACAGGCGCGATCCAGGCCCCGCTCATCCTGGCAGCCTTCGGCGTTGGGCTGAACTGGGGAGCGGTGCTTGCCCTTCCGCCTGCCTGACCTGTTCTCCTTGCGACCCATCTTCATTTGAAGCGAGTACACTTCTGCGTGAAAGAATTTTCACCCAGACGAAGAGATTGAGGAGAACTGTGCGCTCGCTTTCAAGGACCTTACTCGGAATCGTTTCCATTATTTTTCTTGCTCCTATATTGTGCTCGGTTGCGAAAGCTCAGAGCGAACATAAGTCCACTCCGGGTAATGGACCGGAGGGCGTTCCTCAAACGACATTCCTCACTCACCAACTCGGCTCGGACCACGCCGAGGCAATTACGACACTCGACATGAATGGTGACGGAAGACCCGACCTCCTCAGCGGGGCCTACTGGTATGAGAACCCCGGGCCGGAGGGAGGAGAGTGGAAGAGACACCAGTACCGTACGGTCGGCATCCTTAATGAGTTCGTCTCCGACAGTGGAGAGTGGACGGTCGATGTCAACCATGATGGCGCTCCGGACGTAGTCACGACGGGATGGATGGTGAATGGGCTGTGGTGGTTTGAAAATCCCAGGAAGCCTGGTGTCATGTGGCAACCGCATCTGATCGTCGATAGTTACGACACGGAAGGCGGGACCATGGCGGATATCAATGGCGACGGCAAGCCCGATATTATTCTGGCTCACTACAATCACTCGGAAATTTTGTGGGTTGATTTCTCAGGACCTCAACCGCGTGTACATCATGTTGGCGATACGACGCAGGATGGTCATGGCATCGGAGTTGCCGATGTGGATGGCGATGGCAAAGCGGATATTCTGACCCCCTTTGGATGGTTCAAAAATATCGACGCCGACAACGACAAATGGGAGTGGCACGGTGATTGGAATCTTAGTGACGCGGGGTTTCCTATCATCGGGTATGACGTAAACAATGATGGCAAGCTGGATATTATCTATGGCCAGGGGCATAGCTATGGACTCTACTGGCTCGAACAGGAAGGCTCGGGTGCATCGCGGCACTGGCAGAAGCACATCATCGACGAATCGTACTCGCAGATCCACGCGCTGAAGTTAGTCGATATTGATGGAGATGGTGAGCCGGAGTTACTGGCGGGCAAGCGCTATCGCGGACACTCCGGCAACGATCCGGGATCGTATGACCCGCTGGTGATTTATTACTACAAGATTGACCGTAAGACGGCTCACTTTGCACGCTATCCGATCTCAGTCAATGGGCTTGCGGGTGCCGGAACACAATTCATCGCCGAAGATCTGGACGGCGATGGAGATATCGACATCGCTACTGCCGGAAAGACTGGAGTTTTCTTTTATGAAAATCTCACGATCAATCATGTACCAAAGACAACACGCGAGCAGCAGATCTTCCTGAACAAAGACTGGCCGTTTGCGGGCGAGGGTGTCGTTGTCCAGCAACAAAATGGTCCCACAATAAAATAATCTTTTCGATGGAGAAGCCATTCACTTAGATACTGCGAATTGGCTTCGTAACTTTTGCCCGGCGAATTACACATAGCGGATCATCTCCGCTGATGAGAGAGCGCGATGAACACATTGAATCGAAGGATGTTTCTGAAGGCAGCGAGCGTAACGGCAGCAGGATCGCTGGCGGGAGTTACTCT includes the following:
- a CDS encoding alginate lyase family protein, which translates into the protein MFLSLSRIPGWGSFLLLLLCVAQLQAHAQSLRSPWEQVPINASAPAFPCPPAIALPQSLVFNGYYTDEHHSIVDPQAKAAYRAASKANELFIKQVAHAADAYQTSRSKAAAQCAVTLLDEAAHQHAFTTAQLGKTGARDGFYVQAFYLDGLSMAYLKVLKSPFVSNQQRTDIQSWLVQMAESVRDFYNSMTRQNAGDSRNNLIYWAGLGVAATGVAADRSDLFDWGIAQYRLGVGQIGTDGTLPLEMDRASMALHYHLFASAPLVLLAELAKPNGIDLYEANNGAIHRLVKVTVRELGNPSFFQQRTGVAQVMPEELDGEIIGWAIPYQRRFPDPVLASLLAKTKSTSYWMMGGNPPN
- a CDS encoding 3-oxoacyl-ACP synthase III family protein → MAFLRGFGAYLPERVVTNAELAPQLGTEPEWILNVSGIAERRYAAAEDTVASLGTRAALDCLERAGLAASELGMILVSSGSSERFCPGPASLIAASLGLSMTPAIDLPIASAGSLVALAMASRLASSMGHILVVGSEIMSRRVAHTPEGKDTAILFGDGAGACIVSLDKGFAAIADSCIYTDGNMADVLAIQNDLIHMDGAAIIRHVSRKLPQAIATVLERNGIAAQGVDTFLLHQANLNLITRIAKSLEVPAERFFANIQRYGNTSSASMLIAAAEWQQQTTGAIQAPLILAAFGVGLNWGAVLALPPA
- a CDS encoding FG-GAP-like repeat-containing protein encodes the protein MRSLSRTLLGIVSIIFLAPILCSVAKAQSEHKSTPGNGPEGVPQTTFLTHQLGSDHAEAITTLDMNGDGRPDLLSGAYWYENPGPEGGEWKRHQYRTVGILNEFVSDSGEWTVDVNHDGAPDVVTTGWMVNGLWWFENPRKPGVMWQPHLIVDSYDTEGGTMADINGDGKPDIILAHYNHSEILWVDFSGPQPRVHHVGDTTQDGHGIGVADVDGDGKADILTPFGWFKNIDADNDKWEWHGDWNLSDAGFPIIGYDVNNDGKLDIIYGQGHSYGLYWLEQEGSGASRHWQKHIIDESYSQIHALKLVDIDGDGEPELLAGKRYRGHSGNDPGSYDPLVIYYYKIDRKTAHFARYPISVNGLAGAGTQFIAEDLDGDGDIDIATAGKTGVFFYENLTINHVPKTTREQQIFLNKDWPFAGEGVVVQQQNGPTIK
- a CDS encoding acyl carrier protein; the encoded protein is MEKRPGILKVLHAVAEKDLTPKDDESLFTSGMLDSFALTDFVVGLEKEFSVKIPDADMTARKFDTIEKVEAYLADKGV
- a CDS encoding MBOAT family O-acyltransferase; this encodes MQLSTSAFFVFFLTIWLLYWATARFRAARLLVLVAANGFFLAKFGLLYLALPAAASVDFCVGIGLSLARSKTSKRLLLAVSLAVNLALLLTPKFLALRPGRSLGWLLTLSLSFYCFQSLTYTIDLYRGDSDAKATRNLLAYLSSALFFPVLVAGPIMRLHTFLKQLLNPPTLTNAQAGRALLLIGIGLVKKLLIADFLGQNLVARVFDTPTLYSGAEVLTGVYGYALQLFFDFSGYTDIAVGVGLLLGLDLPENFRQPYLSINVMEFWRRWHITFSEWLRDYLMDSLPQRRRQWPLLSYSYSVIVTMMLGGLWHGLSWTFLIWGALHGVALAVVRLWKQYRKGAKPVRGGKIAATLLTFHFVCFTWIFFNSSSVGNAIEILQRIGSNTWSVDNLTLPIVSVMLLAAIAHCLPLKWLDSSAELMGRAPFWLQGAVLAGLVLLIQTISGQGSAPFVYGNF
- a CDS encoding GDSL-type esterase/lipase family protein gives rise to the protein MTFRPGHLSKLLCLLLVSLPIFAVTTKHTKARPRAVVVPQSHKRGTATLTVKGKKKARIPRTLRTVPVSPVVRLSAVDRVQADLTETASSPFLYPGALHDFFKALEAQQSERTAGEASSATSTVRILQFGDSHTAADIFTGELRARMQQQFGDGGLGFQFPGHPFAGYHLAGSLRSQTAGWFTEGNRFTDLGDGDLGLGGISISTSQPGQAITLETTCTTLQLHFLQQPGGGRLQFSDNGSVVSTVETDSRADSSNRAGTFSYSCASGQHDFEFTTLDHAPVKLLGIITEQPGVTYECLGINGAIAPLMLRWNQALFDDYLRQRDPSLIVLAYGTNESGSSAEHLESYPADFGRILDNLHRIAPAASILVLGPADRSMASHRAWHPFAGTDRIITMQKEACRLHGCTFWDTRRRMGGFGSMQQWVAAGWAQPDRTHLTGTGYRALADALDNDLVHAYNLYQQHPRTTVEESSNGKAPRNP
- a CDS encoding GDSL-type esterase/lipase family protein; protein product: MQFPLKTALALSTCVLALAAVHHWKPDKGLSPSIYAEAWTVHLHRNPPAGVQPLPAQVAPTAPADLKDPAAPRVHYASSAFLVDDSGALDPLFARLAQLKDGEHVAILHYGDSPTTADLITGDVRALLQQRFGDAGHGYLLVAKPWAWYGHRGVDLTGHGWTISTAVGKMRADTYGLGGASFVGSSGASSRISLKDADQSAMELSFMEQPNGGTVRVSADGQSIATVDTAAETRQPAWKRIPLPAGAKTVDIAAESGQVELFGETFERSQRGILYNSLGLNGASTTVMSRGFNPAIWSAELQHDAPALVIINYGTNESSFGSFVDKQYEGELRTAIQRIRNALPNVSILVMSPMDRGERGGIDEIHTMATIPRIVAIQKRVAADTHCAFFDTFDAMGGDGTMSRWYTSSPHLVSADLIHPTPQGASIIAQIFVKNLMQEYDSYTAHQPGITQDTTQQAKPEQKQVSQP
- a CDS encoding septal ring lytic transglycosylase RlpA family protein; amino-acid sequence: MIFTNEVRLASCSVVALLMMSIPGLGHQPFEGNAQPSFDTPTATPASFQPAVVNAPVVDAPAKKKLSLFRRANVGLASWYGAVLNGHKTASGETFDMNQMTACHRTLPFGTIVRVVDLNSGKSVVVRINDRGVLFKERIIDLSRGAADMLGIRRAGVANVRLEVLPKKQGSEAIANEIAAAKAPEAPAAQSVALDEDK